The following are encoded in a window of Aromatoleum petrolei genomic DNA:
- a CDS encoding HAD family hydrolase produces MRNLQTIRAISLDLDDTLWPIWPTIERAEKVLHEWLVVNAPMTAERYPTPQTLRQIRNAMELQRPDLAHDLAALRRESIRVALSSSGDDPELAEPAFELFFAERQNVTLFPDALPALEFLAARYPLVSLTNGNAELGRIGLEPFFVASVAATKIGLSKPDPRIFHAAADAAGVQSHEVLHVGDDMLLDVLGALKSGMQAAWLNRTQATWPHDERPDLELSSLGDLCDALR; encoded by the coding sequence ATGCGCAACCTGCAAACGATCCGGGCCATATCGCTCGACCTCGACGATACCTTGTGGCCCATCTGGCCCACCATCGAGCGCGCGGAAAAGGTCCTCCACGAGTGGCTCGTCGTCAACGCGCCAATGACGGCCGAGCGCTACCCCACGCCGCAGACACTGCGCCAGATCCGCAACGCGATGGAACTGCAGCGACCGGATCTTGCGCACGACCTCGCCGCATTGCGCCGCGAATCGATCCGCGTCGCGCTTTCCAGTTCGGGCGACGACCCGGAACTGGCGGAGCCCGCCTTCGAGCTCTTCTTCGCCGAGCGCCAGAACGTCACCCTTTTCCCGGACGCATTGCCCGCGCTGGAGTTCCTCGCCGCGCGCTATCCGCTGGTGAGCCTCACCAACGGCAATGCCGAGCTCGGGCGCATCGGACTGGAGCCGTTCTTCGTCGCCAGTGTCGCCGCGACGAAGATAGGCCTGTCCAAACCCGATCCGAGGATCTTCCATGCCGCTGCCGACGCGGCGGGAGTCCAGTCGCATGAGGTGCTGCACGTGGGCGACGACATGCTGCTGGACGTCCTGGGCGCGCTCAAGTCCGGCATGCAGGCTGCCTGGCTCAACCGTACGCAGGCGACGTGGCCGCACGATGAGCGTCCGGACCTGGAATTGTCGAGCCTCGGCGATCTGTGCGACGCACTGAGATGA